From the Lathyrus oleraceus cultivar Zhongwan6 chromosome 3, CAAS_Psat_ZW6_1.0, whole genome shotgun sequence genome, the window TTTGACGACAGATCTGTTTTGAGTTCACACCCCCCTTACCAATGATTGCTCCAGCCATTGAAGCTTCCACACTGATCTTGGCAGTGGCAGTGGCACCAAAGCTGGTAGTTGGACCAGGAGGAGGCTCCATCCGATGACCACCCATACGACCTACGTTGGGGGGTCCCATGTGACGGTGATCATCAAATGATAGAGCTACAGGCTTTCCAAGTTCCCATTCACCATGGGCGAAATGACATTTGTCGCCGAATTTGCAACCTTCGGCAGTGTTAAACCTGTTGCATATGCGACTTTTAACAGCAGATGGCGCAGATCCATTGGGTGCATGTGCGTGTGGTGGGGCTGCAACATTTCTGGGCGCAGGAGGTGCTGCGGGTGTTAGATTCATCATCTGGGCAACAGCATTAAAACCACCGGGAACATAGTGCAAGAAATGGCATGTCTCACCAAATGGGCAACCAGAAGTGCTGCAAAATCAAAAATAGTTCAATTAGATTATAATGAATCAATACCAAATGACGCATAAATGCCACATCTATTCTTATCTCCTTGTATAATAGTATCAAAATAAACTCGGATCCATGGATTATTCGACACAATTTATGAAATGCTAAGCTTGCAAAGTTTCAAAATATTATTGGTCCTCAAAGATTAAATAAATGAAAAAGCTTAAGATTTGACACTAAGCTCCTTAAAGGAAAACAGACCACATAAACACTTGGTCAAACAGTATAAAGAAACATGTGTAATATGAGACAAGTCTAACACTTCAAATGTTCAAACAGGAACAGCTATACTACACTTCAACAAAAAGAAACAAGTTTTAACCATACAGAGATAGATATTCAAGATTAATTCATCTTATGTTTTCAACTGAATTGCTTCGCACATGCAGTTTCCCAGTGTCCTATATTATGTTAGTGGGTGTCATGTCCAACATGTTTGTGTATGTGCTTAAGAGAGAACACCTGACCCAGTCAGTATTGACCCAATGATATTAATTTCATCGAGTCACCTTAAAACAATCTGACTTAAATAACAGTGAACATGCTGAATTCTTGAACAGATGAGTACCCTAGGATTCTCCTTAATTTCATAGAGAACAAGTTATAGAAAGCCCGTTAGAGGATAAACTGGCATTTATGGTAAACAACAGACATTTTTCCAAAAATATCCATATGAAAGTTTCCAATAATAATTATAATGCAGCAAGCTTATCCCACTTCATAATTATATGAAAAGGACAGACAACCaaagaaaaaaatttaaagaaaaaaagaATTATTTCTACAAAGGATATTGCCCAATCGCCTCATCAAAATTGAAGACCTTGTGAAAGAAACAATTATATTGAATAAGAAACATTTATCTTTCAATGTTTAGTGAGAAGCAGAAAAACAAAAAGGGATAAGATAAACAATGGCGGGCAAGTGGTGACAAATAGACCCGCTACAAAAACTTGCAACTCAATAAACAAGACAGGGTGGATTTTCGACATTTGTTTCTTGATGGATGTGTTTCAAACAATTAGAACTTGGGATTGAATAAAATTGTTTCTTGTTCAAGGTTTATGGATAACCCAAAAAATGTCTCTATTTTCTTCAACAAACATGTACAACACAAAATTAATCATTTAAATGTACCTTTTGACATCATACCTGACCCAACCAATCAAAGTTAAATTCATGTTAATTAGTTGATAGCTTACCGATCAAAAGGTTGGTTCATAAACAATAAAACCCACTATGACCTGAAAGCTTGATGTTTAAATGATTAAAGTGGTAAGCAATTACTTAGGCTGAAAGGTAAAACATGAGCGGAAAATTGTCAATTAATCACACTGATGATAGTGGTCTCTATCCCAACTATCGGCCAGTAAATTGTTGTCTTTTAAGTAGTAGTCCGTTAATAAACCACTATTTAGTTTACTTATTTAGACAACAGAGTGTACCTGTATAAGACTTTCATATACTCAGTTAATTAGCAAAACCGCATAGTTTAGTTTTAAAACAATTCAACATTTCATTCTTATAATAATTATAATATAATGCTATTAAAAGTATGTATTTTATTTAGACAGGGGTAGATTATAACCTGAAAAACTTGGTACATGGCTTCGATTTGCTTCCTACACCAGTTGATAAGGACTGCATTTCTGTTGCAAAACATTATTACTTATTCTCAGTTATCATTCCCTCCTTTATTAATCTCTTACTCTATACTCAAAAACTATTAACAGtttttaaaatatatatacatacatCCAAATTTTAGAGTGACACAATTTTAATATTTCGAAGAAAGGGGGGCAATCAcattaatttataatttattagGTTTTTCATTGCCCCCAACTACTGAAAATTTTGACCAATCTGAAACAAATTAAGTTGTAGGTACACAGTATACTCCCCAATGAGCAACAACATACCATTAAAGTGTTGATAATTTGAAGTTTTAAGTGAAATTTTTTCAGGAAGAAAACATCACACAGAGAGGACGCAACAACACAATAAGCTTGAAAGTAAGTGTTTAAAACAAAGCATGCAAATTAAGAGTATAAACCATGCAAAACTACGGAGCGAGGAAGAGAAATAACAAACCTTGTCTGGATTTCTTGAATCCGCCATTGTTGTTATATCCATGCTCAGGTCTACCTCTCTTGCGGGCATCCATAGATCAAGATCTGGAATGAAGAAAGAGCTCAGACAGAAAATTCCGAAAGAGGGGAAAGAGATCTTGCGAGAAATGAAGGAACGAAGACAAGTTAAGAAGGATGGAGTAAACCCTAACCCTAACCCTAGCAGACACCGAGAGAAGAAGAGGGTTTTGGAGAAAGAATGAGCGAAAGGAAAAAAAGGTGAAGGCGGTGGCTGTAATAAAGGGAGCGAAAAAAGAACGAAAATGAATAATAATGATTTATTTTTGCAATATTCAAGCGGTGTCGTTTTTAAATGTGGAGATTTAAAATTAGGGTTCTAAATTTTTAAGTTGGATTTCCGCCTAGGTTCACGTGCTTCGACGCCTCATCCCCTCACGTGCCTCCTTTCCCTTGTCACATGTCATCTATCCGTATCTAGTATcaaatttgattttttttctacACGCTAGTAAAAGATACATAATCACtgaaataaaattatataaagAATACAAAAAAATTTAGGATTTAATGGTGATCTTCTGATAATATAAAAAAATTTACACTGTCATTCAATAAAAAATATATCatttttatatattatataaatattttaaaattattaatttGATTTGGTGGGATGCATGATCGTCAGTACATTACTCATTTTCTCAAATTTTCATTAGGTTattttttcttttgctttgtGTTTTATTAGAAATTTTACTTTTCTTTTCTCG encodes:
- the LOC127126238 gene encoding zinc finger CCCH domain-containing protein 14 yields the protein MDARKRGRPEHGYNNNGGFKKSRQEMQSLSTGVGSKSKPCTKFFSTSGCPFGETCHFLHYVPGGFNAVAQMMNLTPAAPPAPRNVAAPPHAHAPNGSAPSAVKSRICNRFNTAEGCKFGDKCHFAHGEWELGKPVALSFDDHRHMGPPNVGRMGGHRMEPPPGPTTSFGATATAKISVEASMAGAIIGKGGVNSKQICRQTGAKLSIRDHESDQNLRNIELEGTFEQIKDASNMVKDLLLTLQMSAPPKTTQGPPGAPGHHHGNHGSNFKTKLCENFTKGSCTFGERCHFAHGASEMRK